One window of Magallana gigas chromosome 2, xbMagGiga1.1, whole genome shotgun sequence genomic DNA carries:
- the LOC105333944 gene encoding procollagen galactosyltransferase 1 isoform X2 codes for MGSWLTCLVISYCFLTLYRNEGNFVQGEDLAIKNASENNYKYAEPTVMIAILVRNKAHILPWFFGHLEKLNYPKNRISFWIRSDHNEDDSARMLSEWVDANKNVYHNIDLVIEDNKDKYEDEIGPLHWSTKRFDKVIALRENALLAARRAWADYLFMLDADVVLENRNTLTQLIDAKQPIIAPMLNASIGETYSNFWGGMDEMGYYKRVPGYFDILERKRLGVFEVPMVHTALLLDMHLMESDSFTYNKPEGYDGPHDDIIIFGLNVRKAGMVMHIMNTEYFGIVMVPLESHNTLEQESQHFDFILLEAIVDRKELSSSPFITTTDPTPSKLGFDQIYMINLLRRPLRRERMYKAFRILGIEAKTVNAVDGKELNTTYLNELGVEMMKGYADPYHGRPLTMGEIGCFLSHYFIWEDVVKNGYKKAIVFEDDVRFSPYFKTKLTRLMSEVEQNVKDWDLIYLGRKRLHRNEEKVVDGTSHLVWPSYSYWTLSYIVSQQGAQKLLNQKPLGKMVPVDEYLPIMFNRHPQNDWKSNFTPRNLITMSAEPLLVEPTHYTGEPNYISDTENSFVVKPEESLQEGKSSKEEL; via the exons ATGGGAAGCTGGCTGACGTGTCTGGTGAtttcttattgttttttaactttatatcGAAATGAGGGTAATTTTGTGCAGGGTGAAGATTTAGCCATAAAAAATGCCTCcgaaaataattacaaatatgCAGAACCGACGGTAATGATAGCGATTTTGGTCCGAAATAAGGCTCACATTCTGCCATGGTTCTTCGGACACTTGGAAAAACTAAATTATCCCAAGAATAGAATATCATTTTG GATTAGAAGTGACCACAATGAGGATGACTCTGCCCGGATGCTCAGTGAGTGGGTGGATgccaataaaaatgtttaccaCAACATAGACTTGGTGATTGAGGACAACAAAGACA AATATGAAGATGAAATTGGTCCTTTACACTGGTCTACTAAGAGATTtgacaaagttattgcccttagAGAGAATGCTTTGCTAGCTGCTAGACGTGCCTGGGCGGATTACTTATTT atGCTTGATGCTGATGTTGTTCTGGAAAATAGAAATACACTTACACAACTGATTGATGCCAAACA aCCCATCATAGCCCCCATGCTAAATGCAAGCATAGGAGaaacatattcaaatttttgGGGAGGAATGGATGAAATG GGATACTATAAGAGAGTCCCTggatattttgacattttggaGAGAAAGCGGTTGGGTGTTTTTGAGGTTCCAATGGTTCACACTGCACTCCTTTTAGATATGCATCTGATGGAGTCCGATTCCTTCACCTACAACAAACCTGAGGGCTATGATGGCCCTCATGATGACATCATTATTTTTGGTCTCAATGTCAGAAAAGCAG GAATGGTTATGCACATTATGAATACGGAGTATTTTGGAATTGTGATGGTTCCTCTAGAGAGTCACAATACGTTGGAACAAGAAAgccaacattttgattttattctaTTGGAGGCCATAG TGGATAGAAAAGAACTTTCCAGTTCCCCATTTATTACAACGACAGACCCAACACCATCCAAGCTAGGCTTCGACCAG atttacaTGATAAATTTGTTAAGACGACCCTTGAGACGCGAAAGGATGTATAAAGCATTTAGAATTCTTGGTATTGAAGCCAAAACAGTAAATGCTGTTGATGGAAA GGAACTCAATACTACATACCTAAATGAACTCGGAGTAGAAATGATGAAAGGTTATGCAGATCCTTATCATGGAAG ACCTCTGACTATGGGGGAAATTGGATGTTTCCTTAGTCACTATTTTATTTGGGAAGAT GTTGTGAAGAATGGTTACAAAAAGGCTATTGTGTTTGAAGATGATGTCCGATTTAGtccttatttcaaaacaaaattgacaAGATTGATGTCCGAAGTAGAACAAAATGTTAAAGATTGGGATCTTAT atATCTAGGGAGAAAACGCTTGCACAGGAATGAGGAGAAAGTAGTGGATGGAACCTCTCACTTAGTGTGGCCCAGTTATTCCTACTGGACCCTGTCCTACATAGTATCCCAACAGGGGGCCCAGAAACTGCTCAATCAAAAGCCTCTCGGCAAAATGGTGCCAGTGGACGAGTACCTTCCCATCATGTTTAATAGACATCCTCA AAATGATTGGAAGTCCAATTTTACCCCTCGTAACTTGATTACAATGTCAGCCGAGCCTTTACTAGTAGAACCAACACATTACACCGGAGAACCCAACTACATATCAGACACAGAAAACTCCTTTGTAGTGAAACCTGAAGAATCGTTGCAAGAGGGAAAATCATCAAAAGAGGAGTTGTGA
- the LOC105333944 gene encoding procollagen galactosyltransferase 1 isoform X1 produces the protein MGSWLTCLVISYCFLTLYRNEGNFVQGEDLAIKNASENNYKYAEPTVMIAILVRNKAHILPWFFGHLEKLNYPKNRISFWIRSDHNEDDSARMLSEWVDANKNVYHNIDLVIEDNKDKYEDEIGPLHWSTKRFDKVIALRENALLAARRAWADYLFMLDADVVLENRNTLTQLIDAKQPIIAPMLNASIGETYSNFWGGMDEMGYYKRVPGYFDILERKRLGVFEVPMVHTALLLDMHLMESDSFTYNKPEGYDGPHDDIIIFGLNVRKAGMVMHIMNTEYFGIVMVPLESHNTLEQESQHFDFILLEAIDANFIDEMKIGRQFPVDRKELSSSPFITTTDPTPSKLGFDQIYMINLLRRPLRRERMYKAFRILGIEAKTVNAVDGKELNTTYLNELGVEMMKGYADPYHGRPLTMGEIGCFLSHYFIWEDVVKNGYKKAIVFEDDVRFSPYFKTKLTRLMSEVEQNVKDWDLIYLGRKRLHRNEEKVVDGTSHLVWPSYSYWTLSYIVSQQGAQKLLNQKPLGKMVPVDEYLPIMFNRHPQNDWKSNFTPRNLITMSAEPLLVEPTHYTGEPNYISDTENSFVVKPEESLQEGKSSKEEL, from the exons ATGGGAAGCTGGCTGACGTGTCTGGTGAtttcttattgttttttaactttatatcGAAATGAGGGTAATTTTGTGCAGGGTGAAGATTTAGCCATAAAAAATGCCTCcgaaaataattacaaatatgCAGAACCGACGGTAATGATAGCGATTTTGGTCCGAAATAAGGCTCACATTCTGCCATGGTTCTTCGGACACTTGGAAAAACTAAATTATCCCAAGAATAGAATATCATTTTG GATTAGAAGTGACCACAATGAGGATGACTCTGCCCGGATGCTCAGTGAGTGGGTGGATgccaataaaaatgtttaccaCAACATAGACTTGGTGATTGAGGACAACAAAGACA AATATGAAGATGAAATTGGTCCTTTACACTGGTCTACTAAGAGATTtgacaaagttattgcccttagAGAGAATGCTTTGCTAGCTGCTAGACGTGCCTGGGCGGATTACTTATTT atGCTTGATGCTGATGTTGTTCTGGAAAATAGAAATACACTTACACAACTGATTGATGCCAAACA aCCCATCATAGCCCCCATGCTAAATGCAAGCATAGGAGaaacatattcaaatttttgGGGAGGAATGGATGAAATG GGATACTATAAGAGAGTCCCTggatattttgacattttggaGAGAAAGCGGTTGGGTGTTTTTGAGGTTCCAATGGTTCACACTGCACTCCTTTTAGATATGCATCTGATGGAGTCCGATTCCTTCACCTACAACAAACCTGAGGGCTATGATGGCCCTCATGATGACATCATTATTTTTGGTCTCAATGTCAGAAAAGCAG GAATGGTTATGCACATTATGAATACGGAGTATTTTGGAATTGTGATGGTTCCTCTAGAGAGTCACAATACGTTGGAACAAGAAAgccaacattttgattttattctaTTGGAGGCCATAG ATGCAAACTTTATTGATGAGATGAAAATAGGCAGACAATTCCCAG TGGATAGAAAAGAACTTTCCAGTTCCCCATTTATTACAACGACAGACCCAACACCATCCAAGCTAGGCTTCGACCAG atttacaTGATAAATTTGTTAAGACGACCCTTGAGACGCGAAAGGATGTATAAAGCATTTAGAATTCTTGGTATTGAAGCCAAAACAGTAAATGCTGTTGATGGAAA GGAACTCAATACTACATACCTAAATGAACTCGGAGTAGAAATGATGAAAGGTTATGCAGATCCTTATCATGGAAG ACCTCTGACTATGGGGGAAATTGGATGTTTCCTTAGTCACTATTTTATTTGGGAAGAT GTTGTGAAGAATGGTTACAAAAAGGCTATTGTGTTTGAAGATGATGTCCGATTTAGtccttatttcaaaacaaaattgacaAGATTGATGTCCGAAGTAGAACAAAATGTTAAAGATTGGGATCTTAT atATCTAGGGAGAAAACGCTTGCACAGGAATGAGGAGAAAGTAGTGGATGGAACCTCTCACTTAGTGTGGCCCAGTTATTCCTACTGGACCCTGTCCTACATAGTATCCCAACAGGGGGCCCAGAAACTGCTCAATCAAAAGCCTCTCGGCAAAATGGTGCCAGTGGACGAGTACCTTCCCATCATGTTTAATAGACATCCTCA AAATGATTGGAAGTCCAATTTTACCCCTCGTAACTTGATTACAATGTCAGCCGAGCCTTTACTAGTAGAACCAACACATTACACCGGAGAACCCAACTACATATCAGACACAGAAAACTCCTTTGTAGTGAAACCTGAAGAATCGTTGCAAGAGGGAAAATCATCAAAAGAGGAGTTGTGA
- the LOC105333943 gene encoding DNA repair protein SWI5 homolog isoform X2, whose product MSRKSLNDLRRPKTTAFKSPLQNTSQKSSNGLKNSEQDDVQELEKKLETFNSEIAELESRGLKVEMLQTHIDKLHQYNELKDCAQMVLGRIAVLEGVRTKDLYPRYNLDLED is encoded by the exons ATGAGTAGAAAGAG tttAAATGACTTGAGACGACCAAAGACTACAGCATTCAAATCACCA CTCCAAAATACCTCACAGAAGTCAAGCAATGGTTTAAAAAACAGTGAGCAAGATGATGTGCAAGAATTGGAAAAGAAACTGGAGACCTTTAATTCTGAAATAGCAGAGCTAGAAAGCAG ggGCTTAAAGGTAGAAATGCTACAAACCCACATAGACAAGTTACACCAGTACAACGAGCTTAAGGACTGCGCCCAAATGGTGTTGGGAAGAATAG CTGTACTTGAGGGTGTCAGGACCAAAGACCTCTACCCTCGCTATAACCTTGACCTGGAAGACTAA
- the LOC105333943 gene encoding DNA repair protein SWI5 homolog isoform X1, translated as MDRGRRRREIECRRLNDLRRPKTTAFKSPLQNTSQKSSNGLKNSEQDDVQELEKKLETFNSEIAELESRGLKVEMLQTHIDKLHQYNELKDCAQMVLGRIAVLEGVRTKDLYPRYNLDLED; from the exons ATGGACAGAGGCAGGCGAAGGAGGGAAATCGAATGCCGCCG tttAAATGACTTGAGACGACCAAAGACTACAGCATTCAAATCACCA CTCCAAAATACCTCACAGAAGTCAAGCAATGGTTTAAAAAACAGTGAGCAAGATGATGTGCAAGAATTGGAAAAGAAACTGGAGACCTTTAATTCTGAAATAGCAGAGCTAGAAAGCAG ggGCTTAAAGGTAGAAATGCTACAAACCCACATAGACAAGTTACACCAGTACAACGAGCTTAAGGACTGCGCCCAAATGGTGTTGGGAAGAATAG CTGTACTTGAGGGTGTCAGGACCAAAGACCTCTACCCTCGCTATAACCTTGACCTGGAAGACTAA